Proteins from a genomic interval of Rattus norvegicus strain BN/NHsdMcwi chromosome 2, GRCr8, whole genome shotgun sequence:
- the Fcgr1a gene encoding high affinity immunoglobulin gamma Fc receptor I precursor: MWLLTTLLLWVPVGGQVVNATKAVVTLQPPWLSIFQEENVTLLCEGPHLGDSSTKWFINSTAIQISTPTYSILKASFKDSGEYKCQTGLSMPSDPVQLEIYRDWLLLQTSHRVLTEGEPLALRCHPWQNKKVYNVAFYRNGESLDFSQGSEVTILKTNLSHSGIYHCSAMGKKLFKSAGVSVTVKELFATPVLRVSLSSPFPEGSLVILNCETRLFLQSPGLRLYFSFYVGSKILEDRSTSSEYHIPRAEREDDGSYWCEVATEDGRVLKRSTKLELFGPQSSDPVWFHILFYLSVGIMFLVNTVLYVKIHRLQREKKYNLEVPLVSEKGKKATSFQQVRSDDVYEEVTATVR, from the exons ATGTGGCTTCTAACGACTCTGCTACTTTGGG TTCCAGTTGGTGGGCAAGTAG TTAATGCCACAAAGGCTGTGGTCACCTTGCAGCCCCCATGGCTCAGCATTTTCCAGGAGGAAAATGTCACTTTGTTGTGTGAGGGACCTCACCTGGGAGACAGTTCCACAAAGTGGTTTATCAACAGCACAGCCATTCAGATCTCCACACCTACCTATAGCATCCTCAAGGCCAGTTTCAAGGACAGTGGTGAATACAAGTGTCAGACAGGTCTCTCAATGCCAAGTGACCCTGTGCAGTTAGAAATCTACAGAG ATTGGCTGCTACTCCAGACCTCCCACAGAgtcctcacagaaggagagcctcTGGCCTTGAGGTGTCACCCGTGGCAGAATAAGAAAGTGTACAATGTGGCTTTCTATCGAAATGGAGAATCCCTTGACTTTTCTCAAGGTTCAGAGGTCACCATTCTGAAAACCAACCTGAGTCACAGCGGCATCTATCACTGCTCAGCCATGGGAAAAAAACTCTTCAAGTCTGCAGGAGTGTCTGTCACCGTGAAAG AGCTATTTGCCACACCAGTGCTGAGAGTGTCCTTGTCATCTCCCTTCCCGGAGGGGAGTCTGGTCATCCTGAACTGTGAGACAAGATTGTTCCTGCAGAGTCCTGGCTTACGGCTTTACTTCTCCTTCTATGTGGGCAGTAAGATCCTGGAGGACAGGAGCACATCCTCCGAGTACCACATACCAAGGGCTGAAAGGGAAGATGATGGATCATACTGGTGCGAGGTAGCCACGGAGGACGGCCGTGTCCTTAAGCGCAGCACCAAGTTGGAGCTATTTG GTCCCCAGTCATCAGATCCTGTCTGGTTTCACATCCTATTTTATCTGTCAGTGGGAATAATGTTTTTGGTGAACACAGTTCTCTATGTGAAAATACACAggctgcagagagagaaaaaatacaaTTTAGAAGTCCCTTTGGTTtctgagaaggggaagaaagCAACTTCCTTTCAGCAAGTTAGAAGCGATGACGTGTATGAAGAAGTAACAGCCACTGTAAGATAG
- the Fcgr1a gene encoding high affinity immunoglobulin gamma Fc receptor I isoform X1 translates to MPSDPVQLEIYRDWLLLQTSHRVLTEGEPLALRCHPWQNKKVYNVAFYRNGESLDFSQGSEVTILKTNLSHSGIYHCSAMGKKLFKSAGVSVTVKELFATPVLRVSLSSPFPEGSLVILNCETRLFLQSPGLRLYFSFYVGSKILEDRSTSSEYHIPRAEREDDGSYWCEVATEDGRVLKRSTKLELFGPQSSDPVWFHILFYLSVGIMFLVNTVLYVKIHRLQREKKYNLEVPLVSEKGKKATSFQQVRSDDVYEEVTATVR, encoded by the exons ATGCCAAGTGACCCTGTGCAGTTAGAAATCTACAGAG ATTGGCTGCTACTCCAGACCTCCCACAGAgtcctcacagaaggagagcctcTGGCCTTGAGGTGTCACCCGTGGCAGAATAAGAAAGTGTACAATGTGGCTTTCTATCGAAATGGAGAATCCCTTGACTTTTCTCAAGGTTCAGAGGTCACCATTCTGAAAACCAACCTGAGTCACAGCGGCATCTATCACTGCTCAGCCATGGGAAAAAAACTCTTCAAGTCTGCAGGAGTGTCTGTCACCGTGAAAG AGCTATTTGCCACACCAGTGCTGAGAGTGTCCTTGTCATCTCCCTTCCCGGAGGGGAGTCTGGTCATCCTGAACTGTGAGACAAGATTGTTCCTGCAGAGTCCTGGCTTACGGCTTTACTTCTCCTTCTATGTGGGCAGTAAGATCCTGGAGGACAGGAGCACATCCTCCGAGTACCACATACCAAGGGCTGAAAGGGAAGATGATGGATCATACTGGTGCGAGGTAGCCACGGAGGACGGCCGTGTCCTTAAGCGCAGCACCAAGTTGGAGCTATTTG GTCCCCAGTCATCAGATCCTGTCTGGTTTCACATCCTATTTTATCTGTCAGTGGGAATAATGTTTTTGGTGAACACAGTTCTCTATGTGAAAATACACAggctgcagagagagaaaaaatacaaTTTAGAAGTCCCTTTGGTTtctgagaaggggaagaaagCAACTTCCTTTCAGCAAGTTAGAAGCGATGACGTGTATGAAGAAGTAACAGCCACTGTAAGATAG